In Colias croceus chromosome 19, ilColCroc2.1, the following are encoded in one genomic region:
- the LOC123700108 gene encoding glucose dehydrogenase [FAD, quinone]-like, translating into MRYNHFLTISVLSLLLSKGTGGDILSAFTGLIHDVSDSLSSEPPDAKVLNEEYDFIIIGAGSAGCVLANRLTEVKKFKVLLIEAGGPELSFMDIPLLATLIQFTEANWNYRTEPQAAGCKGMEGGRCHWPRGKVVGGSSVLHSMIYTRGNRKDYDGWAAAGNPGWDYKSVLKYFKKLENMQIPEIAKDKKYHSSNGAMTIQYPRYRTRLADAFVQAGTEIGGKIVDYNGKTQIGYSMIQFTLKNGSRFSASRGYLHPIKKRKNFHLVKFAMVTKILIDKWTKKVLGVEFERAGEKHRIKARREVILSAGAINSPQLLMISGIGPREHLTEKNITTIQDLPVGYNLQDHWASGGVTFVINTTDSFRSERALSPESVMEYYTTHSGPLSAPTGTEALAFIDTKDPDNKDDGHPDLELLFTAGSTVSSNYYQKAFNVDSKVNDIVYGPIADRDTWMVFPMILLPKSRGRIMLQDKDPHVKPLIYANYFSDGGHDANVVLKGIRKIIQLSRTKAMQRFNSTLHDIPLPPCARYKFDSDAYWKCAMKTLTYTIYHHCGTNKMGPATDPSSVVDSRLRVHGIDKLRVVDASIIPKIPAAHTNAPTLMIAEKAADMIKEDWGIPV; encoded by the exons ATGCGGTACAACCACTTCCTAACGataag TGTCCTCAGTCTCCTGCTATCTAAGGGAACAGGAGGCGATATACTGAGCGCTTTCACCGGTTTAATCCATGACGTATCAGATTCTCTGTCCAGTGAACCGCCCGATGCCAAGGTTCTGAACGAAGAATATGACTTCATCATCATCGGCGCAGGCTCCGCCGGTTGCGTGCTGGCCAATCGATTGACAGAAGTCAAAAAGTTTAAG GTATTGCTGATCGAGGCTGGAGGACCAGAGCTCTCCTTCATGGACATCCCTTTACTTGCTACCTTGATTCAGTTCACTGAAGCGAACTGGAACTATCGTACTGAGCCACag GCGGCCGGTTGCAAGGGCATGGAGGGCGGACGCTGCCACTGGCCTAGAGGAAAAGTCGTCGGAGGATCATCCGTTCTACACTCCATGATATATACGAGAGGGAATAGAAAAGACTATGATGGCTGGGCAGCCGCTGGTAATCCAG GATGGGACTACAAAAgtgttttgaaatattttaagaaattggAAAATATGCAAATTCCTGAGATCgctaaagataaaaaatatcattcttCTAATGGTGCAATGACAATTCAATACCCTAGGTATAGAACTCGTCTTGCAGATGCATTCGTACAAGCTGGAACAGAAATAGGTGGAAAAATTGTCGACTATAATGGTAAAACACAAATCGGGTATTCCATGATTCagttcactttaaaaaatggTTCAAGATTCAGTGCAAGTAGAGGTTATTTGCACCCAATAAAAAAACGCAAGAACTTTCATTTGGTGAAATTTGCAATGGTGACGAAAATCCTTATCGACAAATGGACCAAAAAGGTTTTAGGTGTCGAATTTGAGAGGGCTGGAGAAAAACATAGAATCAAAGCAAGAAGAGAAGTCATCTTGTCCGCTGGAGCTATAAATTCTCCGCAACTTTTGATGATAAGTGGCATTGGTCCAAGAGAACATctaacagaaaaaaatattacaacaatCCAGGATTTGCCTGTAGGATATAATCTTCAAGATCATTGGGCGTCTGGCGGGGTAACATTTGTGATCAACACAACCGACTCTTTTCGAAGCGAGAGGGCTTTAAGCCCGGAAAGTGTTATGGAATACTACACAACACATTCTGGTCCTTTATCTGCACCAACTGGAACTGAAGCTCTCGCATTTATAGACACAAAGGATCCAGATAATAAAGACGATGGACATCCAGATTTAGAGCTGTTATTTACTGCTGGCTCGACAGTATCctctaattattatcaaaaggCTTTTAATGTAGACAGTAAAGTAAATGATATTGTTTACGGTCCAATAGCTGATAGGGACACATGGATGGTATTTCCGATGATTCTACTTCCAAAATCAAGAGGACGAATCATGCTACAAGATAAAGATCCTCATGTTAAACCGTTGATTTATGCCAACTATTTTTCGGATGGGGGACACGACGCAAATGTAGTTTTAAAAGGTATACGAAAAATAATTCAGCTATCACGTACTAAAGCGATGCAAAGGTTTAATAGCACGCTACATGATATACCTTTACCTCCTTGCGCTCGTTATAAATTCGATTCGGATGCGTATTGGAAATGTGCAATGAAAACGTTGACATAtactatatatcatcactgTGGTACAAATAAAATGGGTCCAGCGACGGATCCGAGTTCTGTAGTGGACTCTCGTTTAAGAGTTCATGGTATAGATAAGCTAAGAGTTGTGGACGCTAGCATCATACCAAAAATACCGGCCGCACATACTAATGCACCAACGCTAATGATAGCTGAAAAAGCGGCCGATATGATCAAAGAGGACTGGGGAATACCAGTATAG